A single Numenius arquata chromosome 1, bNumArq3.hap1.1, whole genome shotgun sequence DNA region contains:
- the LOC141464939 gene encoding LOW QUALITY PROTEIN: toll-like receptor 7 (The sequence of the model RefSeq protein was modified relative to this genomic sequence to represent the inferred CDS: substituted 1 base at 1 genomic stop codon), with the protein MSRYTLLCTXAEPLGTSFMLLSSALIYSLLQQQICQTWKHTENGRLNFHFKFVPHAKMSKDLPFFLFFLFPMLLSGAWFPKSLPCDVKASEGTVTVDCTNRRLIEIPRGIPANATNLTLSINHIPYIYPTSFAHLDNLVEIDFRCNCVPVRMGPKDNVCTRRLKIEHGSFSALTRLKSLYLDANQLLEIPRHLPTTLSLLSLEANNIFSIQRTNLSELGNLEVLYLGQNCYYRNPCNVSFEIEKTAFLELKKLTILSLKSNNLTHIPPNLPSTLKELYIYNNMIQEIQEQDLSALHNLEILDLSGNCPRCYNAPYPCLPCPKSTIEIHPKAFYSLKSLRILRLHSNSLQSVPSSWFKNIKNLKELDLSQNFLLKEIGDAQFLRFIPSLVELDLSFNFELKMYSPSLNLSKTFSSLSNLETLRLRGYVFKELRKSNLAPLLHLRNLTVVDLGTNFIKIADLKVFKEFPALKLIDLSVNKISPSSDECNSYGFCSDPRISVEQYNRQVLQEMHYFRYDVYGRSCRSKDKEAASYQSSVKEECLRYGETLDLSRNNIFFINPLDFRGLGSLRCLNLSGNAISQTLNGSEFSSLTGLKYLDFSDNRIDLLYSTAFKELQLLEILDLSNNKYYFLAEGVSHTLSFMKNLAHLKKLMMNENEISTSINTGMESQSLQILEFRGNRLDVLWMDGNAKYLSFFKNLTSLEQLDISFNSLRFLPDGVFQAMPPGLKILNLTNNRMTSFKWGRLQYLKKLVTLDLSNNLLSSVPRELSNCSSTLQELMLRNNHIQRLTKHFLRGAFKLRYLDLSANKIEIIKKSSFPENVINNLRMLLLHGNPFKCNCDAVWFVSWINQTQVSIPLLATDVTCAGPGAHKGKSVVFLNLYTCELDTSYLILYALSASTVLGFMVFTVMSHLYFWDVWYSYHYCTAKLKGYRRLPLPDACYDAFIAYDNKDPAVNEWVLTELVERLEDQKARQFNLCLEERDWLPGQPVFDNLSQSIQLSKKTIFVLTNKYIKSGRFKTTFYMAHQRLLDEKIDVIILIFLEKVLQKSRYVRLRKRLCRNSVLEWPTNPRSQPYFWQCLKNAIATSNTLAYNKLLQETV; encoded by the exons ATGTCACGTTATACTCTCCTCTGCACCTGAGCTGAACCACTGGGAACCTCTTTTATGCTGTTGTCTTCTGCTCTGATTTACAGTCTCCTCCAGCAACAAATTTGCCAGACCTGGAAGCACACAGAAAATGGTAGGTTaaactttcatttcaaattt GTTCCTCATGCAAAGATGTCAAAGGACTTgccatttttcttgttcttcctaTTTCCGATGCTGCTGTCGGGAGCTTGGTTTCCCAAAAGTTTACCCTGTGATGTTAAAGCTTCTGAAGGTACtgtgacagtggactgcaccaaTCGCCGTCTCATTGAAATCCCTAGAGGGATCCCAGCAAATGCTACCAACCTTACCCTGAGCATTAACCATATCCCCTATATATATCCAACATCTTTTGCTCATCTTGACAACCTCGTGGAGATTGACTTCAGATGCAACTGTGTGCCTGTCAGAATGGGACCCAAAGATAACGTCTGCACCAGGAGACTGAAGATTGAGCACGGCAGTTTTTCTGCCCTGACAAGACTGAAGTCCTTGTATCTGGATGCAAACCAGCTGTTGGAAATACCCCGGCATCTTCCCACTACTTTAAGTCTGCTGAGCCTGGAAGCAAACAACATCTTTTCTATCCAAAGAACTAACTTGTCGGAGCTAGGAAACCTAGAAGTGTTGTATCTGGGACAGAACTGTTACTACCGTAATCCATGCAATGTTTCATTTGAAATTGAAAAAACAGCCTTTCTGGAGCTGAAAAAATTAACAATACTATCCCTCAAGTCCAACAACTTAACTCATATTCCACCCAATTTGCCATCGACTTTAAAGGAATTGTATATTTACAACAACATGATTCAAGAGATTCAAGAACAGGATTTAAGTGCCCTTCACAACCTAGAAATTCTTGATCTAAGCGGTAATTGCCCACGTTGCTATAATGCCCCATATCCTTGTCTTCCCTGCCCCAAGAGCACAATTGAGATTCATCCAAAGGCTTTTTATTCCTTGAAAAGTCTAAGAATTTTGAGACTTCACAGCAACTCTCTTCAGAGCGTACCCAGCAGCTGGTTTAAAAACATCAAGAATCTCAAAGAGCTTGACCTCTCCCAAAATTTCCTCCTAAAGGAGATAGGAGATGCTCAGTTTTTGCGGTTTATCCCTAGCCTTGTCGAGCTTGATCTGTCCTTTAATTTTGAACTGAAGATGTATTCTCCATCCCTGAATCTGTCTAAGacattttcctccctctctaACCTGGAAACCCTGAGGCTCAGGGGTTATGTCtttaaagaactgaggaaaagtAACCTAGCTCCATTGCTCCACCTCAGAAATCTAACTGTGGTGGATCTTGGgactaattttattaaaatagctgACTTGAAAGTGTTCAAGGAATTCCCTGCTCTTAAACTCATAGACCTCTCAGTGAATAAAATTTCTCCTTCTTCAGATGAATGCAATTCTTATGGATTTTGCTCTGATCCTCGGATTTCAGTAGAGCAATACAATAGGCAGGTATTACAAGAAATGCATTATTTCAGATATGATGTATATGGGCGAAGTTGCAGGTCCAAAGACAAAGAGGCTGCTTCCTACCAATCTTCAGTTAAGGAAGAGTGCCTGAGATATGGAGAAACTCTGGATTTAAgcagaaacaatatatttttcattaaccCCTTGGACTTCCGGGGACTCGGTTCCCTCAGATGCCTCAACTTGTCAGGTAACGCCATAAGTCAAACCTTAAACGGAAGTGAATTCTCTTCCTTGACTGGATTGAAATATCTGGATTTTTCCGACAACAGGATTGACTTGCTATACTCAACTGCTTTCAAAGAGCTACAGCTTTTAGAAATTCTAGACCTGAGCAATAACAAATACTATTTCTTGGCAGAAGGTGTTAGTCACACGCTCAGTTTTATGAAAAACTTGGCCCATCTGAAGAAGCTGATGATGAACGAGAATGAGATTTCTACCTCTATTAACACAGGAATGGAAAGCCAATCTCTTCAAATTTTAGAATTCAGAGGAAATCGCTTAGATGTTTTATGGATGGATGGGAATGCTAAATACTTGTCGTTTTTCAAGAATCTGACCAGCCTGGAACAACTGGATATTTCCTTCAACTCGCTCAGGTTTTTGCCTGACGGTGTTTTTCAAGCTATGCCTCCAGGACTCAAAATCCTCAACTTAACCAATAATCGGATGACGAGTTTCAAGTGGGGCAGACTCCAGTATCTGAAGAAACTAGTAACTCTGGACCTCAGCAATAATCTTCTCTCTTCTGTTCCTCGAGAACTGTCCAATTGCTCTTCAACACTCCAAGAACTGATGCTCCGAAACAATCACATTCAACGACTAACCAAACACTTTCTCAGAGGCGCTTTTAAATTAAGATACTTGGACCTCAGTGCAAACAAGattgaaataattaagaaatctAGCTTCCCTGAAAACGTCATTAACAACCTGAGGATGCTGCTTTTGCATGGCAATCCTTTCAAGTGCAATTGTGATGCCGTGTGGTTTGTTTCATGGATCAACCAGACTCAAGTGTCTATTCCTCTTCTGGCAACAGATGTGACCTGTGCAGGCCCAGGGGCGCATAAAGGAAAGAGCGTGGTTTTCTTGAATCTGTATACCTGTGAGCTGGACACCTCTTATTTGATCCTGTATGCTCTGTCAGCTTCAACTGTCCTGGGCTTTATGGTGTTCACAGTGATGAGCCATCTCTATTTCTGGGATGTGTGGTATAGTTACCATTACTGCACTGCCAAGTTGAAGGGCTATCGGCGCCTGCCTTTACCAGATGCTTGCTACGATGCTTTTATTGCCTATGACAATAAAGATCCGGCTGTGAATGAGTGGGTGCTGACAGAACTGGTTGAAAGGCTGGAAGATCAGAAAGCCAGACAGTTCAATCTATGCCTGGAAGAAAGGGACTGGCTCCCAGGACAGCCCGTCTTTGACAACCTTTCCCAGAGCATTCAGCTGAGCAAAAAGACCATCTTTGTGCTGACCAACAAGTATATCAAAAGCGGCCGCTTCAAGACAACATTTTACATGGCCCACCAGCGCCTTCTAGATGAAAAAATAGATGTCATTATCTTGATATTTCTTGAGAAGGTCTTGCAGAAGTCTCGGTATGTCCGTCTGAGGAAGAGGCTGTGCAGAAATTCTGTCCTGGAATGGCCAACTAACCCCCGATCTCAGCCCTACTTCTGGCAGTGCCTGAAAAATGCAATAGCTACCAGTAATACCCTGGCTTACAACAAGCTACTCCAAGAAACTGTTTAG